Proteins from a single region of Verrucosispora sp. NA02020:
- a CDS encoding RICIN domain-containing protein, whose amino-acid sequence MSGPPRPSTPRRVLAAVTTVALTSVLTATVVATSAAPALAATTTLYASPTGSGSTCSAAAPCSLTGAQTAVRALNSAMSGDIVVQLADGTYRLTAPLRFTAADSGTNGYRVLWQAAPSARPVISGARAVTGWSLVDAGRNIWRANVGAGLDSRQLYVDGAVATRARTQVNRADFTADSTGMRFTSSALGYLNNLANQSRIQMESVNSFTDRYVSVQSISGNQIRMQQPGWSNNNFGYDTFTSPHRAGPLYLSNAYEFLDTPGEWYLDPGSGALSYIPLAGQNMSTARVELPTVQSLIQIGGTYAAPAHHITFSGVTVTGTSWLGASSAQGYVDQQTGAYIAGNWSWPAFTSCHNGCPQFEATRPNWQQMPAAVQISAANNVTFTDSSFVNLGQTAIGIGNDANAHGSGVGLGASTITITRSEIARNVAGGIVVGGVRADAHHPSDQRMVNRDITISNNRLHDLGIEYRGIVSVLTTYVTNSTVSYNEVYNMPYTGMSVGYGWGSNDAGGSNHYADRGLYNYQPRYSTATTASNNRVIGNYVHDVMQQMNDGGCIYTLSANPGGLIADNYCLRTNGHFGLYFDEGSRYFTARNNVFSSTGTWATANYWYAENMGNFTVTNNWSTNGSSNVTNGDRGNVVNGNVTVSNNNWPAGAQAVMAAAGPQSGGGQQNVLLVGGQSGRCLEIGGSSTTNGTQAQLWDCHGGTNQRFTYTAARQLVVYGTKCLDASGQGTANGTLAIIWDCNGQVNQQWTVNPNGTITGAQSGLCLDASGNGTANGTKVHLWACHGGTNQQWNLRS is encoded by the coding sequence GTGTCCGGACCGCCTCGTCCCTCCACACCCCGCCGGGTGCTGGCCGCAGTGACCACGGTGGCGCTGACCAGCGTACTCACCGCCACCGTCGTGGCCACCTCCGCCGCCCCGGCCCTCGCCGCCACCACCACCCTCTACGCCTCGCCGACGGGCAGCGGCAGCACGTGCAGCGCCGCCGCGCCGTGTTCGTTGACCGGCGCGCAGACCGCCGTCCGTGCCCTGAACAGCGCGATGTCCGGCGACATCGTGGTGCAACTGGCCGACGGGACCTACCGGCTCACCGCGCCGCTGCGCTTCACCGCCGCCGACTCCGGCACCAACGGATACCGCGTGCTGTGGCAGGCCGCCCCGTCGGCCCGCCCGGTGATCAGCGGCGCCCGCGCGGTCACCGGCTGGTCCCTCGTGGACGCCGGACGCAACATCTGGCGGGCCAACGTCGGCGCCGGACTGGACAGCCGGCAGCTCTACGTCGACGGTGCCGTCGCCACCCGGGCGCGTACCCAGGTCAACCGGGCCGACTTCACCGCCGACAGCACCGGGATGCGGTTCACCAGCAGCGCGCTGGGCTACCTCAACAACCTGGCCAACCAGAGCCGCATCCAGATGGAGAGCGTCAACTCGTTCACCGACCGGTACGTGTCGGTGCAGAGCATCAGTGGCAACCAGATCCGGATGCAGCAACCCGGCTGGAGCAACAACAACTTCGGGTACGACACCTTCACCAGCCCGCACCGGGCCGGGCCGTTGTACCTGAGCAACGCCTACGAGTTCCTGGACACGCCGGGGGAGTGGTATCTGGACCCGGGGAGCGGGGCCCTCTCCTACATCCCGCTGGCCGGGCAGAACATGAGCACCGCCCGGGTGGAGCTGCCGACGGTGCAGTCCCTGATCCAGATCGGCGGCACGTACGCGGCCCCGGCCCACCACATCACGTTCAGCGGGGTCACCGTGACCGGCACGAGCTGGCTCGGCGCCAGCAGCGCGCAGGGCTACGTCGACCAGCAGACCGGCGCGTACATCGCCGGCAACTGGAGCTGGCCCGCCTTCACCTCCTGCCACAACGGCTGCCCGCAGTTCGAGGCCACCCGCCCGAACTGGCAGCAGATGCCGGCCGCCGTGCAGATCTCGGCCGCCAACAACGTCACCTTCACCGACTCCTCGTTCGTCAACCTCGGTCAGACCGCCATCGGGATCGGCAACGACGCCAACGCCCATGGCAGCGGCGTCGGCCTCGGGGCCAGCACCATCACCATCACCCGGTCCGAGATCGCCCGCAACGTCGCCGGTGGCATCGTCGTCGGTGGCGTACGCGCCGACGCCCACCACCCCAGCGACCAGCGCATGGTCAACCGGGACATCACCATCAGCAACAATCGGCTGCACGACCTGGGCATCGAGTACCGGGGCATCGTCTCGGTGCTGACCACCTACGTCACCAACTCCACCGTCTCGTACAACGAGGTCTACAACATGCCGTACACCGGCATGTCCGTCGGGTACGGCTGGGGCTCCAACGACGCCGGGGGCAGCAACCACTACGCCGACCGGGGGCTGTACAACTACCAGCCGCGCTACAGCACCGCCACCACCGCGTCCAACAACCGGGTCATCGGCAACTACGTGCACGACGTCATGCAGCAGATGAACGACGGCGGCTGCATCTACACCCTGTCGGCGAATCCGGGCGGACTGATCGCCGACAACTACTGCCTGCGGACCAACGGCCACTTCGGGCTCTATTTCGACGAGGGCTCCCGCTACTTCACCGCCCGCAACAACGTCTTCTCGTCGACCGGCACCTGGGCCACCGCCAACTACTGGTACGCCGAGAACATGGGCAACTTCACCGTCACCAACAACTGGTCGACCAACGGCAGCAGCAACGTCACCAACGGCGATCGCGGCAACGTGGTCAACGGCAACGTGACGGTGAGCAACAACAACTGGCCCGCCGGGGCGCAGGCGGTGATGGCGGCGGCCGGTCCGCAGAGCGGCGGCGGCCAGCAGAACGTCCTACTCGTCGGCGGGCAGTCCGGTCGCTGCCTGGAGATCGGCGGATCGAGCACCACCAACGGCACGCAGGCCCAGCTCTGGGACTGTCACGGCGGCACCAACCAGCGCTTCACGTACACCGCCGCCCGGCAACTCGTGGTGTACGGCACCAAGTGCCTCGACGCGTCCGGTCAGGGCACCGCGAACGGCACCCTGGCGATCATCTGGGACTGCAACGGGCAGGTCAACCAGCAGTGGACGGTCAACCCGAACGGCACGATCACCGGCGCCCAGTCCGGGCTCTGTCTCGACGCCAGCGGGAACGGCACCGCGAACGGCACGAAGGTGCACCTCTGGGCCTGCCACGGCGGCACGAACCAGCAGTGGAACCTGCGTAGCTGA
- the sodN gene encoding superoxide dismutase, Ni, whose product MRLSRLFTPRTVASAHCDLPCGVYDPAQARIEAESIKAICEKYQASDDPEFRTRSLIIKEQRAELVKHHLWVLWTDYFKAPHFEAYPHLHRLFNEATKLAGAGGAKGSADPAVAEQLLARIEEISTIFWETKKQ is encoded by the coding sequence ATGCGACTGTCACGTCTGTTCACGCCACGCACGGTGGCGAGCGCCCACTGCGACCTGCCGTGCGGGGTCTACGACCCGGCCCAGGCCCGCATCGAGGCAGAGTCGATCAAGGCGATCTGCGAGAAGTACCAGGCGAGCGACGACCCGGAGTTCCGGACCCGCTCGCTGATCATCAAGGAGCAGCGGGCCGAGTTGGTCAAGCACCACCTGTGGGTGCTGTGGACCGACTACTTCAAGGCTCCGCACTTCGAGGCGTACCCGCATCTGCACCGGCTCTTCAACGAGGCGACCAAGCTGGCCGGGGCCGGCGGCGCGAAGGGGTCCGCGGACCCGGCCGTGGCCGAGCAGCTCCTGGCCCGGATCGAGGAGATCTCGACCATCTTCTGGGAGACCAAGAAGCAGTGA
- a CDS encoding CDP-diacylglycerol diphosphatase has translation MGDDRTGTELGRRQFVRLSGTVGATGLLGLVAAGRARADGGPADGGGPPANPDVPGAPGAAACPTPSALCGYPSDTGGRYDLWDRVQVCTGAKPGPPFPQCLRTTATYVVLNGGSGSNHDYLLVPTCRVSGIECPFITTAAAPNYWLDAWLNAQPGQPGHVVYPHVGLGINSADPMIRQQDQLHIHLAGIHSGIQTQLQNHDAAITNNPARWRDQIVPIWGLTSTGAPAPRSYRVLHVANLNDNLFRLLLDSVVRPTGSTMAAQAMAVTPRLIGNGGFYVLNSEPGLTVPPGQPGGTGTVDFLLAYA, from the coding sequence GTGGGCGACGACAGGACCGGTACGGAACTGGGCCGACGCCAGTTCGTCAGGCTCTCGGGAACGGTAGGCGCCACGGGCCTCCTGGGCCTGGTCGCGGCCGGTCGGGCGCGCGCCGACGGCGGCCCCGCCGACGGGGGAGGCCCCCCGGCGAACCCGGACGTCCCCGGTGCTCCGGGCGCCGCCGCCTGTCCCACGCCCTCCGCCCTCTGCGGTTACCCGAGCGACACCGGTGGTCGGTACGACCTGTGGGACCGGGTGCAGGTCTGCACCGGAGCGAAGCCCGGACCGCCGTTCCCACAGTGCCTGCGCACCACCGCGACGTACGTGGTCCTCAACGGCGGGTCCGGGTCCAACCACGACTACCTGCTCGTCCCGACCTGCCGTGTCAGCGGCATCGAGTGCCCGTTCATCACCACCGCCGCCGCCCCGAACTACTGGCTCGACGCGTGGCTGAACGCCCAACCCGGCCAGCCCGGACACGTGGTCTATCCACACGTCGGGCTCGGCATCAACTCGGCCGACCCGATGATCCGGCAGCAGGACCAACTCCACATCCACCTGGCCGGGATCCACTCGGGCATCCAGACCCAACTACAGAACCACGACGCCGCGATCACCAACAACCCGGCCCGGTGGCGCGACCAGATCGTGCCGATCTGGGGGCTGACCAGCACCGGCGCCCCCGCCCCGCGCTCCTACCGGGTCCTGCACGTCGCCAACCTCAACGACAATCTCTTCCGCCTCCTGCTCGACAGCGTGGTACGACCGACCGGATCGACCATGGCGGCCCAGGCGATGGCGGTGACCCCACGCCTGATCGGCAACGGGGGCTTCTACGTCCTGAACAGCGAGCCGGGGCTGACCGTCCCGCCGGGCCAGCCCGGCGGCACCGGCACCGTCGACTTCCTGCTCGCCTACGCGTGA
- a CDS encoding Crp/Fnr family transcriptional regulator, with product MTLASTRTATNVLDDMLVPRGSELTHRLMRGVRSALYSHTVAARRVTLAAGDLLHQTEGADGRVYFIDGGAIYLEHYSPTGRRTIIDVLSRNDYFGEDSLPGMPNQYIPAAVVDTNLIVLDTAVLRDLLDDASICDVWLHSQMLKARRHRSLLLQHTTSDCEARLAMRLLDLAQGFGTASGRTIRIGLKLRHEDYAAMIGTTRSRVGLFLQRFTDRGMIRRAPCGSLHADPRLIVDYLMERMGLGPGRLARPDAVA from the coding sequence ATGACCCTGGCCAGTACGCGGACCGCCACGAACGTCCTGGACGACATGCTCGTGCCGCGCGGCTCCGAGCTGACACACCGCCTCATGAGGGGCGTACGGTCCGCTCTCTACTCACACACGGTGGCGGCCCGACGGGTGACGCTCGCGGCCGGTGATCTGTTGCACCAGACGGAGGGCGCGGACGGTCGTGTCTATTTCATCGACGGTGGCGCGATATACCTGGAGCACTATTCTCCGACCGGTCGCCGGACCATTATCGACGTGTTGTCGAGGAACGACTACTTCGGCGAGGACTCACTTCCCGGAATGCCGAACCAGTACATTCCCGCTGCCGTTGTCGACACGAATCTGATCGTGCTCGACACCGCCGTCCTGCGGGACCTTCTCGACGACGCGAGCATCTGCGACGTGTGGTTGCACAGCCAGATGTTGAAAGCGCGTCGGCACCGCTCGCTGCTGCTGCAACACACCACATCCGACTGCGAGGCGCGCCTGGCGATGCGACTGCTCGACCTGGCACAGGGGTTCGGGACCGCCTCCGGACGCACCATCCGGATCGGTCTCAAGCTGCGCCACGAGGACTACGCCGCGATGATCGGCACGACCCGCTCCCGGGTCGGACTGTTCCTGCAACGCTTCACCGATCGCGGGATGATCCGGAGAGCACCGTGCGGTTCCCTCCACGCCGATCCGCGCCTGATCGTCGACTACCTGATGGAACGGATGGGCCTGGGGCCGGGCCGGCTGGCTCGTCCCGACGCCGTGGCGTGA
- a CDS encoding DUF4240 domain-containing protein: MTNSDLAVPPTLPTAEEEDRFWALVEQAWAGLGPEPAALRRALIDRDPAHDDGYAMDPWLDPFLDELRRLSADLSRAELVALDRVIERKLYDIDRADIHEITDGSDDGFLYARGHIVALGREFYEAVRANPATAVPDAGCEGFCYLFSHLHHERFGDWPETGSGISRESCSNPAGWADA; encoded by the coding sequence ATGACGAACAGTGATCTTGCCGTCCCCCCGACGCTGCCGACGGCCGAGGAGGAGGACCGCTTCTGGGCGCTGGTGGAGCAGGCGTGGGCCGGGTTGGGGCCGGAGCCGGCGGCCCTGCGTCGCGCCCTGATCGACCGCGATCCGGCGCACGACGACGGGTACGCCATGGACCCGTGGCTCGACCCCTTCCTCGACGAGCTGCGCCGGCTCTCCGCCGACCTGTCCCGCGCGGAGTTGGTCGCCCTCGACCGGGTGATCGAGCGCAAGCTGTACGACATCGACCGCGCCGACATCCACGAGATCACCGACGGTTCCGACGACGGCTTCCTGTACGCGCGCGGCCACATCGTGGCGTTGGGCCGGGAGTTCTACGAGGCAGTCCGGGCGAATCCGGCGACGGCAGTGCCCGACGCCGGCTGCGAGGGCTTCTGCTACCTCTTCTCCCACCTGCATCACGAGCGGTTCGGTGACTGGCCGGAGACCGGCTCGGGGATCAGCCGAGAGTCGTGCAGCAATCCGGCCGGCTGGGCCGACGCGTAG
- a CDS encoding ABC transporter permease codes for MTVTRTTTAAVAAQGGPAGQVDPPTPRRRSARLAAASRRGRDAVGAVLVVAALAGLWEGYKAVGRAVGDVVPGTRIAFPVATDDLSMPHVWTILGALVEPARRGDATTLGVYLLGETSVTLREAFYGLVAGASLGLLLAVLFLNVVPLSKGLMPWLVASQTVPLVAIAPMIVIWGGKAGAPPWVAVTGIAAYLAFFPVTINTLRGLKSPPKVQLEFMRSVGAGRWQVLGWLRMPAALPFVFAGLRLAATASVVGAIVGELSAGTGRGIGRAILTFAYYYSNGPEKLYAAVLVAAAAGIVFVQSLALIERVALRNRQTR; via the coding sequence ATGACCGTGACAAGAACGACCACCGCCGCGGTGGCCGCCCAGGGCGGACCCGCCGGTCAGGTGGACCCGCCGACACCACGCCGCCGATCCGCCCGACTGGCCGCCGCGAGCAGACGCGGTCGCGATGCCGTCGGTGCCGTCCTCGTGGTGGCGGCGCTCGCCGGCCTGTGGGAGGGGTACAAGGCGGTGGGCCGGGCCGTCGGCGACGTCGTGCCCGGCACCCGGATCGCCTTCCCCGTCGCCACCGACGACCTGTCGATGCCGCACGTGTGGACGATCCTCGGCGCACTCGTCGAACCGGCCCGGCGCGGCGACGCGACCACACTCGGCGTCTATCTGCTCGGCGAGACCAGCGTGACGTTGCGCGAGGCGTTCTACGGCCTGGTGGCCGGCGCGTCGCTCGGACTGCTGCTCGCCGTCCTCTTCCTGAACGTGGTGCCGCTGAGCAAGGGGCTTATGCCTTGGCTGGTGGCGTCGCAGACGGTCCCCCTGGTGGCCATCGCACCGATGATCGTGATCTGGGGCGGCAAGGCCGGCGCACCCCCCTGGGTGGCGGTCACCGGCATCGCCGCCTACCTCGCGTTCTTCCCGGTCACCATCAACACCCTGCGCGGCCTCAAGTCGCCGCCGAAGGTCCAACTGGAGTTCATGCGCAGCGTCGGTGCCGGCCGTTGGCAGGTACTCGGGTGGCTGCGGATGCCCGCGGCGCTGCCCTTCGTCTTCGCCGGCCTGCGCCTCGCGGCGACCGCGAGCGTGGTCGGCGCGATCGTCGGCGAGCTCTCCGCAGGCACCGGCCGGGGCATCGGCCGGGCCATCCTCACCTTCGCCTACTACTACTCCAACGGCCCCGAGAAGTTGTACGCGGCCGTCCTGGTCGCGGCGGCGGCCGGCATCGTCTTCGTGCAGTCCCTGGCACTCATCGAGCGCGTGGCGCTCCGGAACCGGCAGACCCGGTGA
- a CDS encoding ABC transporter ATP-binding protein: MSEAAIISVRGVTKQFTGGDRTVTALEDIDLSIERGEFVSLLGPSGCGKSTLLRILADLTEPTSGTVSLNGKTPAASRLDRDYGMVFQQAGLFEWRTVQRNVELPLQVAGVDKSTRRAKAHEMLELVRLTDFSRHFPWQLSGGMQQRVAIARALSADPEILFMDEPLGALDEMNRERLQGELLRIWSDTQTTVVFVTHSISEAVFLSSRIVVMSARPGRIAASIDVDLPYPRTAATRTTDAFFAKVTEVRAALHGAPAEQAAR, from the coding sequence ATGTCCGAGGCCGCGATCATTTCCGTGCGAGGAGTCACCAAGCAGTTCACCGGCGGAGACCGCACGGTGACGGCGCTTGAGGACATCGACCTGTCGATCGAGCGGGGCGAGTTCGTGTCCCTGCTGGGTCCCAGCGGTTGCGGCAAGAGCACGCTGCTGCGGATCCTGGCCGACCTCACCGAGCCGACCAGCGGCACGGTGTCGCTCAACGGCAAGACGCCGGCCGCGTCCCGGTTGGACCGGGACTACGGCATGGTCTTCCAGCAGGCCGGACTCTTCGAGTGGCGGACCGTGCAGCGCAACGTCGAACTGCCGTTGCAGGTGGCCGGAGTGGACAAGTCGACCCGGCGGGCCAAGGCCCACGAGATGCTGGAACTGGTCCGGCTCACCGACTTCTCCCGCCACTTCCCCTGGCAGCTCTCCGGCGGCATGCAGCAGCGGGTGGCTATCGCCCGCGCACTCTCGGCGGACCCGGAGATCCTGTTCATGGACGAGCCGCTGGGCGCGCTCGACGAGATGAACCGCGAACGCCTGCAGGGCGAGCTGCTCCGGATCTGGTCGGACACCCAAACCACCGTCGTCTTCGTGACGCACAGCATCTCCGAGGCGGTCTTCCTCTCCTCGCGGATCGTCGTGATGTCCGCCCGGCCCGGCCGCATCGCCGCCAGCATCGACGTCGACCTGCCGTACCCACGGACCGCGGCGACCCGGACCACCGACGCGTTCTTCGCCAAGGTGACCGAGGTGCGCGCGGCGCTGCACGGCGCCCCGGCCGAGCAGGCGGCCCGATGA
- a CDS encoding ABC transporter permease, which translates to MSATPLARTTPPAAAVRTALGRFLPVVLTAVVILGSWQLVVTVFDVPSFIVPAPVEISSAFRSEFGTIMSASVVTVRAVLLGLFLGAVAGVTVSLALSRFPGVSGPVLTAAVIINCAPIVALAPIFNNWFGVTNPMSKAGVAAVMVFFPVLVNTTRGLLQVSPLHLEIMQSLAAQPRQVALMLRLPNALPYLFNALKLGSTLAVIGVIVTEYFGGPSNALGVYIAYQAALPRFEYAWAGIAVASALGLLLFGATSLLERLLMPWHESLHDSDS; encoded by the coding sequence ATGAGCGCCACGCCTCTCGCGCGGACCACCCCGCCCGCCGCCGCGGTGCGGACGGCCCTCGGCCGGTTCCTGCCGGTCGTGCTCACGGCGGTGGTGATCCTCGGCTCATGGCAGTTGGTCGTCACGGTCTTCGACGTCCCGTCGTTCATCGTGCCGGCGCCGGTGGAGATCTCGTCCGCGTTCCGCTCCGAGTTCGGCACGATCATGTCGGCCTCGGTGGTCACCGTGCGGGCGGTACTCCTCGGTCTCTTCCTCGGCGCGGTCGCCGGGGTCACGGTGTCGCTGGCGCTCAGCCGCTTCCCGGGCGTGTCCGGCCCGGTGCTGACCGCCGCCGTCATCATCAACTGCGCCCCGATCGTGGCCCTCGCACCGATCTTCAACAACTGGTTCGGGGTCACCAACCCGATGTCCAAGGCGGGCGTGGCCGCGGTGATGGTCTTCTTCCCGGTCCTGGTCAACACCACCAGGGGACTCCTCCAGGTCTCACCCCTGCACCTGGAGATCATGCAGTCGCTCGCGGCACAGCCACGACAGGTGGCGCTCATGCTGCGGCTGCCCAACGCGTTGCCGTACCTGTTCAACGCGCTCAAACTCGGCAGCACGCTCGCCGTGATCGGCGTGATCGTGACCGAGTACTTCGGTGGACCGAGCAACGCGCTCGGGGTGTACATCGCCTACCAGGCGGCCCTGCCCCGCTTCGAGTACGCCTGGGCCGGGATCGCCGTGGCCAGTGCCCTCGGTCTGCTGCTGTTCGGTGCCACGTCCCTGCTGGAACGCCTCCTGATGCCCTGGCACGAGTCCCTGCACGACAGCGACTCCTAA
- a CDS encoding ABC transporter substrate-binding protein, with the protein MLESDMALHLRRTSRRNRPITIAASLAAVLLAASACGGMSDGPSESAAEAAKNCESTTKVRVVLQWVAQAQFAGYYAAKEKGYYAEECLDVTIQEGGVNIVPQQVLSAGNAEFAVSHVTKTMVTREQGADLVNIGQVFQRGAYLQVAWADSGIKELTDLKGKKVGSWGYGNELVLFAAMKDAGVDPTKDAEIIQQPFDMSLLLRKEVDAAQAKTYNEYAQLLETKNPDTGELYQPSDFSVINLQDAGYTSLEDGVYARGDWLKEQVNQDTAVKFLKASYRGWGFCRDELDDCVDIVLNAGSALGKGHQTWMLNEINKLIWPAANGVGMMDQAAWDQTIKIAMGGGVLKGVPDSDAFRTDLSKRANDELNADGFDANGNSYTPETVTITEGGR; encoded by the coding sequence ATGTTGGAGTCAGATATGGCCCTGCACCTACGGCGGACCTCGCGGAGGAACCGCCCGATCACGATCGCCGCCAGCCTCGCCGCCGTCCTGCTCGCCGCCTCGGCCTGCGGCGGCATGTCCGACGGCCCGAGCGAGTCCGCGGCCGAGGCCGCCAAGAACTGCGAGTCGACCACCAAGGTCCGGGTGGTGCTCCAGTGGGTCGCCCAGGCCCAGTTCGCCGGCTACTACGCGGCGAAGGAGAAGGGGTACTACGCCGAGGAGTGCCTCGACGTCACCATCCAGGAGGGCGGCGTCAACATCGTCCCCCAGCAGGTGCTCTCCGCCGGCAACGCCGAGTTCGCGGTCAGCCACGTCACCAAGACGATGGTCACCCGGGAACAGGGCGCGGACCTGGTCAACATCGGCCAGGTGTTCCAGCGCGGCGCGTACCTCCAGGTCGCCTGGGCCGACTCCGGCATCAAGGAGCTGACCGACCTCAAGGGCAAGAAGGTCGGCAGCTGGGGTTACGGCAACGAGCTGGTGCTCTTCGCCGCGATGAAGGACGCCGGTGTCGACCCGACCAAGGACGCCGAGATCATCCAGCAGCCCTTCGACATGTCGCTGCTGCTGCGTAAGGAGGTCGACGCCGCCCAGGCCAAGACCTACAACGAGTACGCCCAGTTGCTGGAGACCAAGAACCCGGACACCGGCGAGCTGTACCAGCCGTCGGACTTCTCCGTGATCAACCTCCAGGACGCCGGCTACACCAGCCTTGAGGACGGCGTCTACGCCCGGGGTGACTGGCTCAAGGAGCAGGTCAACCAGGACACGGCGGTGAAGTTCCTCAAGGCGTCCTACCGGGGCTGGGGCTTCTGCCGCGACGAGCTGGACGACTGTGTGGACATCGTGCTCAACGCCGGTAGCGCGCTGGGCAAGGGACACCAGACCTGGATGCTCAACGAGATCAACAAGCTGATCTGGCCGGCCGCCAACGGCGTCGGGATGATGGACCAGGCGGCCTGGGACCAGACGATCAAGATCGCGATGGGCGGCGGGGTGCTCAAGGGCGTGCCGGACTCCGACGCGTTCCGCACCGACCTGTCGAAGCGCGCCAACGACGAACTGAACGCCGACGGCTTCGACGCCAACGGGAACTCCTACACGCCGGAGACCGTGACGATCACCGAAGGCGGCAGGTAG
- a CDS encoding IclR family transcriptional regulator, translating into MAPSEAGLVRRTIWLLRAVAAHPEGVGLSEVAREAGIPKATCYRVLTVLERESWLTLDPITRRYRVSLGLLSIVGGLLDGGGAYGHMREVLRNLAEETRETAGFDVLLPPQVMVVAQVPGPSLIGQTLKPVPRTQPVWATSTGKVLLAALSAESVWEDFTEEFAEHAPPEVGDLESFVASLDAVRERGFAFAYDELEVGAASVAAPVRLRGNTPYAVWIGGPTYRITRERIDTMAESVIKAARQLTDLLSNADIDIPSAFARR; encoded by the coding sequence ATGGCGCCCAGTGAGGCGGGCCTGGTGCGACGCACGATCTGGCTCCTGCGGGCGGTGGCGGCGCACCCGGAAGGTGTCGGGCTCAGCGAGGTCGCCCGCGAGGCGGGTATCCCGAAGGCCACCTGCTATCGGGTGCTCACCGTGCTGGAGCGGGAGAGCTGGCTCACCCTGGATCCGATCACCCGTCGCTACCGGGTGTCCCTCGGTCTGCTCTCCATCGTGGGCGGACTGCTCGACGGCGGTGGCGCCTACGGCCACATGCGCGAGGTGCTGCGCAACCTCGCCGAGGAGACCCGGGAGACCGCCGGCTTCGACGTGCTGCTGCCACCACAGGTGATGGTCGTGGCGCAGGTGCCGGGTCCGTCGCTGATCGGGCAGACGCTCAAGCCGGTACCCCGTACCCAGCCGGTCTGGGCCACCTCCACCGGCAAGGTGCTGCTGGCGGCGCTGAGCGCGGAGTCGGTGTGGGAGGACTTCACCGAGGAGTTCGCCGAGCACGCCCCGCCGGAGGTGGGCGACCTGGAGTCCTTCGTGGCCTCGTTGGACGCGGTCCGGGAGCGCGGATTCGCCTTCGCGTACGACGAACTTGAGGTCGGGGCGGCGTCGGTCGCGGCACCGGTGCGGCTGCGCGGCAACACGCCGTACGCGGTCTGGATCGGCGGGCCGACGTACCGGATCACCCGCGAGCGCATCGACACCATGGCGGAGTCGGTGATCAAGGCCGCCCGGCAGCTCACCGACCTGCTCAGTAACGCAGACATCGACATTCCGAGTGCCTTCGCCAGACGCTAG